Proteins from a single region of Candidatus Ozemobacteraceae bacterium:
- a CDS encoding DUF2442 domain-containing protein, with product MMLHVIHYVRFTNETMLIEIDGKPYEFKLNEISSKLSEATTEQRNALEISPSGYGIHWPLVDEDLSIDGLLNISHALPVKKTKAA from the coding sequence ATGATGCTTCACGTAATTCACTATGTTCGCTTCACGAACGAAACCATGCTGATCGAAATCGATGGAAAACCGTATGAATTCAAACTCAATGAGATTTCTTCAAAACTATCTGAAGCGACAACCGAGCAAAGAAATGCATTAGAAATTTCCCCGTCAGGTTATGGTATCCACTGGCCACTCGTCGATGAAGACCTTTCGATCGACGGGTTACTGAATATTTCCCATGCGCTTCCGGTAAAAAAGACGAAAGCGGCATGA
- the rpiB gene encoding ribose 5-phosphate isomerase B, with amino-acid sequence MPRIVIGADHGGFSHKEELKKHLTAAGHTVEDVGAFSTDPVDYPDIAWLVANAVAMNPHTLGIVIDGAGIGSCMAANKVPGVRAACCNDLYTARNSREHNHANLLTLGSMVIGTGLMKQIVDLWIATQPAPGRHAARVAKITRLESLGTQPQKG; translated from the coding sequence ATGCCGAGGATTGTGATTGGGGCTGATCATGGCGGGTTTTCGCACAAGGAGGAGCTGAAGAAGCACCTGACGGCGGCCGGCCACACGGTCGAGGACGTCGGCGCCTTCTCGACCGACCCGGTCGATTATCCCGACATCGCCTGGCTGGTCGCCAACGCGGTCGCGATGAACCCGCACACGCTCGGCATCGTCATCGACGGGGCCGGCATCGGCTCGTGCATGGCCGCGAACAAGGTCCCCGGCGTCCGGGCCGCCTGCTGCAACGATCTCTACACCGCCCGCAACAGCCGCGAGCACAACCACGCAAACCTGCTCACCCTGGGCAGCATGGTGATCGGCACAGGCCTGATGAAGCAGATCGTCGACCTCTGGATCGCCACCCAGCCAGCCCCCGGCCGCCACGCCGCCCGCGTCGCCAAGATCACCCGCCTCGAATCTCTGGGCACGCAACCGCAGAAGGGATGA
- a CDS encoding BMC domain-containing protein yields the protein MNISQNAIGLVELSSIAMGYQTTDAMLKTASVELVLSRTICPGKFIVMVWGDVAAVEASVAAGVRVGQGYLVNDLVIPNLHPQIYPAMTATNPIPETDALGVVETFDVVSTILAADASAKAADVQLVEIRIAMAIGGKAFYTMTGDVAAVEAAVAAGLNVLDGRGQVVYSVVIPRPRPELFREFI from the coding sequence ATGAACATCTCGCAGAACGCCATCGGCCTCGTGGAACTGTCCAGCATCGCCATGGGCTACCAGACCACCGACGCCATGCTCAAGACCGCATCCGTCGAGCTCGTCCTGTCGCGCACCATCTGCCCGGGCAAGTTCATCGTCATGGTCTGGGGCGACGTGGCGGCCGTCGAGGCGAGCGTCGCCGCCGGCGTCCGCGTCGGCCAGGGGTATCTCGTGAACGACCTCGTCATCCCGAACCTGCATCCGCAGATCTACCCGGCGATGACGGCGACCAACCCGATTCCCGAGACGGATGCGCTGGGCGTCGTCGAGACGTTCGACGTCGTCTCGACGATCCTGGCGGCCGACGCCTCGGCGAAGGCCGCCGACGTGCAACTCGTCGAAATCCGCATCGCGATGGCGATCGGCGGGAAGGCGTTCTACACGATGACCGGCGACGTCGCCGCCGTCGAGGCCGCCGTCGCCGCGGGTCTGAACGTCCTCGATGGGCGCGGCCAGGTCGTCTACAGCGTCGTCATCCCGCGCCCCCGCCCCGAACTCTTCCGCGAGTTCATTTGA